One genomic segment of Sanyastnella coralliicola includes these proteins:
- a CDS encoding gliding motility-associated C-terminal domain-containing protein translates to MRLLLTLLCSLFIGSAVAQDVIPTKGKEFWVGFMQNYEVEEWQEELNIFITSDQSTVGTIQIPGQGFSQAFSVTANQTTTVTLDNPIAEHFTNQVIENKGIYIETVDTVSVFAINFNGYTADGTKILPTPSLGTEYRISSYQGLSSWGSEFLIVATEDDTEIEIIPSASTLGGDPAGVPFIVEMDAGESYQVKVGNSSEDFMGTVIRGTEANGDCRPFAVFSGSGCTNIYTGCGACDHIYEQNFPVDTWGTDFYVVPFSFATSYTYRVLANEDNTSISVNGGAPFTLNAGEFTEYNDIPDVQCVSADKGISVTQYMEGITCGGAGDPAMCIMNDESQKIDNITFATVNSTVINQHGLNIIMNTADVGTLTLDGVTVPSGDFTPFPDCPSHSYAQITIAEGSHTLDAPNGFTAYVYGTGDAESYAYSVGSFTPAPPLIVDDVLCSSDTINIAVETGLLDVYWYAETNPEDTIAEGPQLTLIPPIVSDIYVAVGNQFQSGCVEEEFFSVEVPDPPTLEMFQADEEVCEFQSTQLGVTVTPNSGAYNYTWTPAIGLDDPNSPNPVATPLETTTYSVLVSTATGCGSNIDSLTIEVIDGNIANFEATSTDLDFCTGEQAEFTIDIQESVFEDNFDPGISWGLWDDIQNGTEDVGCGSATGNALWFNGTGQRSAESIDIDVANGGSVQFSLRIGSTSFPCDNVDVGEDIVLEYSTGGGGGPWTVMQTFFESGYATFTDVSVEIPIGAQTASTRFRWRQLANSGGNEDNWSIDNIYIGATNTDDYVFEWAPAYELSATDIANPIATPLVDTTYYVTMTDQVTGCVYSDSLTVDIGQGFVLEMTPDTALCDVQGIPISATPDIEGDYEWDWVGDDLNNPWIETPTASPTSTTTYNVTVTSVQGCEATGEVTVTVNQLLDLTVATTDDEFCAGESVDLSADVGGVSGLEYAWSPAEGLDDATAQNPVASPTVDVIYEVIVTDPQSGCVLSDEIALEVFDAFTIDAGEDQELCTVAGFQLDATDDTDDLLSWQWTNGNVLDNANVPNPTISTDGTYTFSVTAESPAGCASTDEVTITLLFESFDLGPNLDICAGDVATLDTGYGAEFDHDWSTDETTPTVDVNATGTYSVTVTSPEGCEEIDNIDVIVHDLPVVDLGVDPGLCEGETWDLDAGNAGADFDWSTDQSTQVITVNETDTYSVTVTDEFNCATEVSIDLVFHLNPVLELPDEHTMCEDEMLVLDAANPGSTYDWSTDEVTQTISVNQEGLYTVVVTNEFNCTSQDQTFLFVETYPVVDLGEDSQHCVGEVVTIDAGNPGLNYTWSTDETTQSIDVDNTGTYVVTVDNGYCFTTDDVDLLFNPLPVNNLFEDSLFCFSLPPYQVHLDAGNNGSTYVWSNGSDNQSINVGSEGLYTVQVTTEFGCSLTFDTFIHEVCYGDNLYLPNAFTPNNDGVNDIFQAVGDAVTEFELEVWNRWGEKIWETDDITQYWVGNVNGGEYYAETDVYVYVVRYKYITNVEGEESEWVEKTGHVSLIR, encoded by the coding sequence ATGCGTTTGCTTCTCACCCTACTATGCTCTCTCTTCATAGGTTCGGCGGTTGCTCAGGATGTTATCCCTACCAAGGGAAAAGAGTTCTGGGTAGGCTTCATGCAGAACTACGAAGTTGAAGAGTGGCAAGAAGAATTGAATATCTTCATTACCTCTGATCAAAGTACAGTTGGTACGATCCAGATTCCAGGACAAGGTTTCTCTCAAGCCTTTAGCGTTACTGCGAATCAGACGACCACCGTTACCCTTGATAACCCCATTGCAGAGCACTTCACCAATCAGGTGATTGAAAATAAAGGTATCTACATTGAAACAGTGGATACCGTTTCTGTTTTTGCGATCAACTTCAACGGATACACGGCTGACGGAACGAAGATTCTTCCAACGCCCTCTTTGGGAACAGAATACCGAATCAGTTCTTACCAAGGATTGTCGAGCTGGGGTTCTGAGTTCTTGATCGTAGCCACAGAAGACGATACAGAGATTGAAATTATCCCGAGTGCATCAACCCTAGGTGGTGACCCTGCAGGAGTGCCTTTCATTGTTGAAATGGACGCTGGTGAAAGTTACCAGGTAAAGGTGGGTAACAGCTCCGAAGATTTTATGGGAACCGTCATACGGGGAACCGAGGCCAACGGAGATTGTAGGCCTTTTGCCGTTTTCTCCGGTTCAGGTTGTACTAACATTTATACAGGTTGTGGTGCCTGTGACCACATTTATGAGCAGAATTTCCCGGTAGATACTTGGGGAACAGACTTCTATGTGGTTCCATTCAGTTTTGCTACATCGTACACTTACCGTGTACTCGCGAACGAAGACAATACAAGCATTTCTGTGAACGGAGGAGCACCGTTTACCTTGAACGCAGGTGAATTCACAGAATACAATGACATTCCAGATGTACAATGTGTAAGCGCTGACAAAGGGATTAGCGTAACGCAATACATGGAAGGGATTACTTGTGGTGGAGCAGGTGACCCTGCGATGTGCATCATGAACGACGAATCCCAGAAGATTGATAATATCACCTTTGCAACCGTGAATTCCACGGTGATCAATCAGCACGGTCTGAACATCATCATGAATACTGCGGATGTGGGAACCTTGACACTTGATGGTGTCACGGTCCCTTCAGGAGATTTTACACCTTTCCCTGATTGTCCGAGCCACTCTTATGCTCAGATCACCATTGCAGAAGGTAGCCACACACTTGACGCACCGAACGGTTTCACAGCCTATGTATACGGTACAGGTGATGCAGAGAGCTACGCATACTCTGTAGGTTCATTTACACCAGCTCCTCCACTGATTGTGGATGACGTATTGTGTTCAAGTGATACGATCAACATTGCTGTTGAAACAGGACTTTTGGACGTATACTGGTATGCAGAAACAAACCCTGAGGATACGATTGCTGAAGGACCTCAGTTGACATTGATTCCACCAATCGTGAGTGACATCTACGTAGCCGTAGGTAACCAATTCCAAAGTGGATGTGTGGAAGAAGAGTTCTTCTCAGTAGAAGTTCCTGACCCACCAACCTTGGAGATGTTCCAAGCAGATGAAGAAGTTTGTGAATTCCAAAGCACGCAGCTTGGAGTTACCGTAACACCAAACTCTGGGGCGTACAACTATACGTGGACCCCGGCCATAGGTCTGGATGATCCAAACAGCCCAAATCCGGTCGCCACGCCGTTAGAAACCACGACTTATTCCGTCTTGGTGAGTACCGCCACCGGCTGTGGTTCGAACATTGACTCTTTGACCATTGAAGTCATCGATGGTAACATTGCCAACTTTGAGGCCACATCAACCGACCTAGATTTCTGTACCGGAGAACAAGCCGAGTTTACCATAGACATTCAAGAAAGTGTCTTTGAAGATAATTTCGACCCAGGCATATCCTGGGGACTTTGGGATGACATTCAAAATGGAACCGAAGATGTGGGTTGTGGTAGTGCCACAGGTAACGCACTTTGGTTTAACGGAACGGGACAACGCTCTGCAGAGTCTATCGATATCGATGTGGCGAATGGAGGTTCTGTGCAATTCAGTTTGCGCATCGGATCTACGTCATTCCCATGTGATAACGTGGATGTCGGTGAAGACATCGTACTTGAGTACTCTACCGGTGGTGGAGGCGGTCCATGGACTGTCATGCAGACCTTCTTTGAATCAGGTTATGCCACATTCACGGACGTATCAGTAGAGATTCCAATTGGCGCTCAAACAGCGAGCACTCGTTTCCGCTGGCGTCAGCTTGCCAATAGCGGAGGTAATGAAGACAACTGGTCGATTGACAACATTTACATCGGGGCAACGAATACGGATGATTACGTATTTGAGTGGGCACCGGCATACGAGTTGAGTGCTACGGATATCGCAAATCCTATTGCGACACCGTTGGTAGATACAACGTACTACGTTACCATGACGGATCAGGTGACTGGGTGTGTCTACAGCGATTCATTGACTGTAGATATCGGTCAAGGTTTCGTTCTTGAAATGACACCGGATACTGCACTTTGTGATGTTCAAGGGATTCCGATTAGTGCGACACCAGACATTGAAGGTGACTATGAGTGGGATTGGGTTGGAGACGACTTGAATAACCCATGGATTGAAACACCAACAGCATCTCCAACTTCAACAACGACCTACAACGTGACCGTAACATCTGTTCAAGGTTGTGAAGCGACTGGAGAAGTAACCGTAACTGTGAACCAGTTGCTCGATCTTACAGTAGCCACTACTGATGACGAATTCTGTGCGGGTGAGAGTGTAGACTTGAGTGCCGACGTAGGAGGAGTCTCCGGACTAGAATATGCGTGGAGTCCGGCTGAAGGTCTTGATGACGCGACGGCTCAAAACCCAGTGGCTAGTCCGACTGTCGACGTGATTTACGAGGTCATTGTAACTGATCCTCAATCAGGTTGTGTCTTGAGTGATGAAATTGCGTTGGAAGTATTTGATGCCTTCACGATTGACGCAGGGGAAGACCAAGAGTTATGTACTGTGGCAGGCTTCCAACTTGACGCTACCGATGATACGGATGATCTCTTGTCATGGCAGTGGACAAACGGAAATGTCCTAGATAACGCCAATGTCCCTAACCCTACCATTTCTACAGACGGTACTTACACTTTCTCAGTCACGGCTGAAAGCCCAGCGGGATGTGCAAGTACTGATGAAGTAACCATCACGCTCCTCTTCGAATCCTTTGATTTAGGGCCGAACTTAGATATTTGTGCCGGTGATGTCGCTACACTAGATACAGGCTACGGTGCGGAATTCGACCATGATTGGAGTACTGATGAAACAACACCAACGGTTGACGTGAATGCTACGGGAACTTACTCAGTAACGGTGACCAGTCCAGAAGGGTGTGAAGAAATAGACAATATCGATGTCATTGTACATGACCTTCCTGTAGTAGATCTAGGAGTTGATCCGGGTCTGTGTGAAGGAGAAACGTGGGATCTGGACGCTGGAAACGCAGGTGCTGATTTCGATTGGAGTACCGATCAATCAACCCAGGTGATCACAGTGAATGAAACAGATACTTATTCGGTGACTGTGACAGACGAATTCAACTGTGCGACTGAAGTATCGATTGACCTTGTGTTCCACTTGAATCCAGTTCTTGAGCTTCCAGATGAACACACCATGTGTGAAGATGAGATGCTCGTATTGGATGCAGCGAACCCTGGTTCTACTTATGATTGGAGTACGGATGAGGTAACTCAAACGATCTCCGTGAACCAAGAAGGATTATACACCGTGGTTGTAACGAATGAATTCAACTGTACTTCTCAAGATCAGACCTTCTTGTTTGTGGAGACCTATCCAGTTGTTGACCTCGGTGAAGACAGCCAGCATTGTGTAGGAGAAGTCGTGACCATTGACGCCGGGAACCCTGGATTGAACTACACATGGTCTACAGATGAAACAACGCAATCGATTGATGTAGATAATACTGGAACTTACGTGGTGACGGTAGATAACGGATACTGTTTCACAACGGATGACGTTGATCTACTCTTCAACCCACTTCCGGTGAATAATCTATTCGAAGATTCATTGTTCTGTTTCAGCTTGCCACCATACCAGGTGCATTTGGATGCAGGTAACAATGGTTCAACTTACGTATGGAGCAACGGTAGCGATAATCAAAGCATCAACGTTGGATCTGAAGGGTTGTACACAGTTCAAGTAACCACTGAGTTCGGTTGTAGCTTGACCTTCGATACCTTCATCCACGAAGTGTGCTATGGTGACAATCTTTACCTGCCTAACGCCTTTACTCCGAACAACGACGGTGTCAACGATATCTTCCAAGCAGTGGGAGATGCTGTGACAGAGTTCGAGCTAGAAGTATGGAACCGCTGGGGTGAGAAGATCTGGGAGACAGATGATATCACACAGTACTGGGTTGGTAATGTCAACGGAGGTGAGTACTACGCGGAAACAGACGTATACGTATACGTCGTGCGCTACAAGTACATCACAAACGTTGAAGGCGAAGAATCAGAATGGGTAGAGAAGACGGGACACGTCTCTCTTATCCGTTAA
- a CDS encoding potassium channel family protein, with amino-acid sequence MSRNRFAVIGVGRYGTQIANKLSAKGAEVFAFDNNLDRIENIKENVALAVQLDTTDQKAMLSQKINEMDAAVVAIGENFEATILTVMNLLDFKVPRVIVRASGENQKRILKSLGIEEILAPEEEFASLVAEQLINPNITAFLQLPDNYEVAEIKAPRGIANRSLEDIDLVNKYNLTLITIKRCYEEEKNGEVVREEHILGVPRAETVVYTTDTLIVFGTLDNVKRFLEING; translated from the coding sequence ATGTCAAGAAATCGATTCGCCGTGATTGGTGTGGGGCGCTATGGAACCCAAATCGCCAATAAGTTATCAGCTAAAGGAGCAGAGGTTTTTGCTTTTGACAACAACCTCGACCGCATTGAGAATATCAAAGAAAATGTAGCCCTCGCAGTTCAGCTCGATACAACCGATCAAAAAGCCATGCTTTCTCAGAAGATCAATGAAATGGACGCTGCAGTAGTAGCCATTGGAGAGAACTTCGAAGCGACGATCTTGACCGTTATGAACCTGCTTGATTTCAAGGTACCTCGTGTCATCGTACGTGCCAGCGGGGAAAATCAGAAACGCATCTTGAAGAGCCTTGGAATCGAAGAGATTCTAGCACCGGAAGAAGAGTTCGCGAGTTTAGTTGCTGAGCAATTGATTAACCCGAACATTACGGCCTTCCTCCAGCTTCCAGACAACTACGAGGTTGCCGAAATCAAAGCACCACGAGGAATTGCTAATCGATCGCTTGAAGACATTGATCTTGTCAACAAGTACAATCTAACCTTGATTACCATCAAGCGTTGCTACGAAGAAGAAAAGAATGGCGAAGTAGTACGTGAAGAACACATTCTAGGTGTGCCACGTGCCGAAACAGTGGTCTATACAACAGACACACTGATCGTCTTTGGCACACTTGACAATGTAAAGCGCTTCCTCGAGATTAACGGATAA